Proteins co-encoded in one Pyxidicoccus xibeiensis genomic window:
- a CDS encoding tetratricopeptide repeat protein: protein MTTQSMQALLKAGEVDKARALAESALSKNQDDRGALLTLAKLASVDGDWARAEQLVQRATKGGVEDADSRLVKAALASEKGDADEARALYTQVIREAKPPRAEAHFGLGYLLASQEDFAGARKALEKAVELEPDMAAYRFHLARVLLALEDLKPALPQLEKALELNPLYPPVYVVWGVVLQQLGELETAEDLLRQGLKLLPDHPDLLNILSSILAARGNVPEAFGIAKHLAREFPDDASAQGNLARMMMATGHREEALELCRSLAARGLSTAQSKSVEAMLLEAQEPPDVEGAVNAWREAMDLDPDDWASANNLGNLLMRWEEGDAEERLTAATEILEEACRRAPLRVEPLLNLALVTARRGDKVKAKALAKDVLKQVPPGEKDLREQAERLLKTLG, encoded by the coding sequence ATGACCACCCAGAGCATGCAGGCGCTGTTGAAGGCCGGTGAGGTCGACAAGGCCAGGGCCCTCGCGGAGAGCGCCCTCAGCAAGAACCAGGACGACCGGGGCGCGCTGCTGACGCTCGCCAAGCTGGCGTCGGTGGACGGCGACTGGGCGCGCGCGGAGCAGCTGGTCCAGCGCGCCACCAAGGGCGGCGTGGAGGACGCGGACTCGCGCCTGGTGAAGGCCGCGCTGGCCTCGGAGAAGGGTGACGCGGACGAAGCCCGCGCCCTCTACACGCAGGTCATCCGCGAGGCGAAGCCCCCGCGCGCCGAGGCGCACTTCGGCCTGGGCTACCTGCTGGCCTCGCAGGAGGACTTCGCCGGGGCCCGCAAGGCGCTGGAGAAGGCCGTGGAGCTGGAGCCGGACATGGCGGCCTACCGCTTCCACCTGGCCCGCGTGCTGCTCGCCCTGGAGGACCTGAAGCCCGCGCTGCCCCAGCTGGAGAAGGCGCTGGAGCTCAACCCGCTCTACCCGCCCGTCTACGTCGTCTGGGGCGTGGTGCTGCAGCAGCTGGGTGAGCTGGAGACGGCGGAGGACCTGCTGCGCCAGGGCCTGAAGCTGCTGCCGGACCACCCGGACCTGCTCAACATCCTCAGCAGCATCCTCGCCGCGCGCGGCAACGTCCCCGAGGCCTTCGGAATCGCGAAGCACCTGGCCCGCGAGTTCCCCGACGACGCCTCGGCCCAGGGCAACCTGGCGCGGATGATGATGGCCACCGGGCACCGCGAGGAGGCGCTGGAGCTGTGCCGCTCCCTGGCCGCGCGCGGGCTGTCCACGGCGCAGTCCAAGTCCGTGGAGGCCATGCTGCTGGAGGCCCAGGAGCCGCCGGACGTCGAGGGCGCGGTGAATGCCTGGCGCGAGGCCATGGACCTGGACCCGGACGACTGGGCCTCCGCCAACAACCTGGGCAACCTCCTGATGCGCTGGGAGGAGGGCGACGCCGAGGAGCGCCTCACGGCCGCCACCGAAATCCTCGAGGAGGCCTGCCGCCGCGCGCCCTTGCGCGTGGAGCCACTGCTCAACCTGGCCCTCGTCACCGCGCGCCGGGGCGACAAGGTGAAGGCGAAGGCGCTCGCCAAGGACGTCCTGAAGCAGGTGCCCCCGGGCGAGAAGGACCTGCGCGAGCAGGCCGAGCGGCTCCTCAAAACGCTCGGCTGA
- a CDS encoding tenascin-X, with protein MARATTAGGVGRAVILLALVLGVGTGCPGEPPLKNAVGRLRLSQERVDFPVAYPGTTRAAEVRVVNAGRAPLDVTWTAVPEPFSLVDALPARVQTGEVPVRLRFSPQAVGTYEVTVTGTSSDGGEVALVLVAEAKPIPDCFTPVTCATATFDVATEQCVETLLPDGTACDPGNSCLIGATCQAGRCRGTERACDDGNACTTDVCHALDGCTSVPAPPCPGDGKCQVGTCDPKKGCGLAPAKDGTFCGTARGCDDADVCVEGDCVRRNLPDGFLCAQASPCQGEGVCRGPVCERPAAVPLTMDWSYDARSRDNLHDMLVGPEGDVTLSGFYGTPVLNAASASPVRSNAAGRRCMLWNDRLLCMDLPRDGTVSLLERATGAPRWTFTLSEARPDIAGRTLTLFLARLAVMAPDRLAALFEAYPAGQSRDTLCRMYFLVVLDAFGKMVSAQELTDPLLSECNHPHPFGLASDAAGDLYVSFARSMNSGAPLQAGSPTLLMAFSSDGVPRWRKNEPFRSGELAVANGLLLPEFGTQALKTADGSPAGAIPQAFGRAVATRTVAVPSAPGTTVNWSSSLSSTPAATELKGFKLPGLDPLWTYSLKAGQLLTTKELRLASLPVGAGLPPETVVLTTAADTSGEKTEWLLVGVRPGDGSEAFQCPMSYEARTFPQLLELAPGALMVMDGAERCGECDPPFANSQARFMRFVTPGLLPAKEPWPGTFGGPGHGHHETAAH; from the coding sequence ATGGCGCGCGCGACGACAGCAGGCGGGGTGGGGCGGGCGGTCATCCTGCTGGCACTGGTGCTGGGGGTGGGCACGGGCTGCCCGGGCGAGCCACCGCTGAAGAACGCGGTGGGCCGGCTGCGACTGTCGCAGGAGCGGGTGGACTTCCCCGTCGCCTATCCGGGCACCACGCGCGCCGCAGAGGTGCGGGTGGTGAACGCGGGCCGCGCGCCGCTGGACGTCACCTGGACGGCGGTGCCGGAGCCCTTCTCGCTGGTGGACGCGCTGCCGGCGCGGGTGCAGACGGGCGAGGTGCCGGTGCGCCTGCGCTTCTCGCCCCAGGCGGTGGGCACGTACGAGGTGACTGTCACGGGCACGTCCTCGGACGGGGGCGAGGTGGCGCTGGTGCTGGTGGCGGAGGCGAAGCCGATTCCGGACTGCTTCACGCCGGTGACGTGCGCCACGGCGACGTTCGACGTGGCGACGGAGCAGTGCGTGGAGACGCTGCTGCCGGACGGCACCGCGTGTGACCCGGGCAACTCCTGCCTCATCGGCGCCACGTGCCAGGCGGGCCGGTGCCGGGGCACCGAGCGCGCGTGCGACGACGGCAATGCGTGCACCACGGACGTGTGCCATGCGCTGGACGGGTGCACGTCGGTGCCGGCGCCGCCCTGTCCGGGGGACGGCAAGTGCCAGGTGGGCACGTGCGACCCGAAGAAGGGCTGCGGCCTGGCCCCCGCGAAGGACGGCACCTTCTGCGGCACGGCGCGCGGGTGTGACGACGCGGACGTGTGCGTGGAGGGCGACTGCGTGCGGCGCAACCTTCCGGACGGCTTCCTGTGCGCGCAGGCCAGCCCCTGCCAGGGCGAGGGCGTCTGCCGGGGCCCCGTCTGCGAGCGGCCCGCCGCGGTGCCCCTGACGATGGACTGGAGCTACGACGCCCGCAGCCGGGACAACCTGCACGACATGCTGGTGGGCCCCGAGGGGGACGTGACGCTGTCGGGCTTCTACGGCACCCCGGTGCTGAACGCGGCCAGCGCGTCGCCGGTGCGCTCCAACGCCGCGGGCCGGCGCTGCATGCTGTGGAACGACCGGCTCCTGTGCATGGACCTGCCCCGGGACGGCACGGTGTCGCTGCTGGAGCGCGCCACGGGGGCGCCCCGGTGGACCTTCACCCTGTCCGAGGCGCGGCCGGACATCGCGGGCCGGACGCTGACGCTCTTCCTGGCCCGGCTCGCCGTCATGGCGCCGGACCGGCTGGCGGCCCTCTTCGAGGCGTACCCGGCGGGCCAGTCCCGCGACACGCTGTGCCGCATGTACTTCCTGGTCGTGCTGGATGCCTTCGGGAAGATGGTGTCCGCGCAGGAGCTGACGGACCCGCTGCTGTCCGAGTGCAACCACCCGCACCCCTTCGGCCTGGCGTCGGACGCGGCGGGGGATTTGTACGTCTCCTTCGCCCGCTCGATGAACTCGGGGGCACCGCTGCAGGCGGGCTCGCCCACGCTGCTGATGGCCTTCTCGTCGGACGGGGTGCCCCGCTGGCGGAAGAACGAGCCGTTCCGCTCCGGCGAGCTGGCGGTGGCGAACGGGCTGCTGCTGCCGGAGTTCGGCACGCAGGCGCTGAAGACGGCGGACGGCTCCCCCGCGGGCGCCATTCCCCAGGCCTTCGGGCGCGCGGTGGCCACCCGCACGGTGGCGGTGCCCAGCGCGCCGGGGACCACGGTGAACTGGAGCAGCAGCCTGAGCTCCACCCCCGCGGCCACGGAGCTCAAGGGCTTCAAGCTGCCGGGGTTGGACCCGCTGTGGACGTACTCGCTCAAGGCGGGGCAGCTGCTCACCACCAAGGAGCTGCGGCTGGCGTCACTGCCCGTGGGCGCGGGGCTGCCGCCGGAGACGGTGGTGCTGACCACCGCGGCGGATACCAGTGGCGAGAAGACGGAGTGGCTGCTGGTGGGCGTGCGCCCGGGGGACGGGAGCGAGGCGTTCCAGTGCCCCATGAGCTACGAGGCCCGCACCTTCCCGCAGCTGCTGGAGCTGGCGCCGGGCGCGCTGATGGTGATGGACGGCGCCGAGCGGTGCGGCGAGTGCGACCCGCCGTTCGCCAACAGCCAGGCGCGCTTCATGCGCTTCGTGACGCCGGGGCTGCTGCCGGCGAAGGAGCCGTGGCCGGGCACCTTCGGCGGGCCGGGCCACGGGCACCACGAGACGGCGGCGCACTGA
- a CDS encoding serine/threonine protein kinase has product MAELFLGFTSGPGGFRKYVVIKRILPDVRDNEQFERMFLDEARITAAFNHPNIAQVFDLGQEDDGLYLAMEFIAGQNLNQITGACLRRKQQVPLGFTLSVARDICMALHYAHTFTAPSGEPSPVIHRDVAQKNVMVNYDGVVKLLDFGIAKAKGSLERTSAGTVKGTTGYMSTEQVRGDKLDGRSDLFSVGVMMHELITGARLFAGRDERDEMMKILEAPIPWPSHVAPHVPEEVSKVVMRALERSREKRFPTGRDMARAIEAAAGSVLMDADHRASLMRELFTERMAATRALLESAEGTANTDMVASAKRALRGEDGPYLPERKDDVTPQQGVEAVPRKAPRKARATGKTPAVADTAKTERRGAWLTNVLWGLLLLGIVVVGGYGAWRLSLVLNANVEPEPQLRALDDTGPRLPEYREPGTGVPDAGVAKAEPNGGSREDTEADGKAEAPVRARKTGKLTLLVNPDATVYRGKVKLGRTPIFAVEMPVGEHRLTIIGPDGKKRRLSVPIELGKTAQFRLTLADIPER; this is encoded by the coding sequence ATGGCCGAGCTGTTCCTCGGCTTCACCTCGGGGCCGGGTGGCTTCCGCAAGTACGTGGTCATCAAGCGCATCCTCCCGGACGTGCGCGACAACGAGCAGTTCGAGCGCATGTTCCTGGACGAGGCCCGCATCACCGCGGCCTTCAACCACCCGAACATCGCGCAGGTGTTCGACCTGGGGCAGGAGGATGACGGGCTCTACCTGGCCATGGAGTTCATCGCCGGGCAGAACCTGAACCAGATTACGGGCGCGTGCCTGCGACGCAAGCAGCAGGTACCGCTGGGCTTCACGCTGTCGGTGGCGCGCGACATCTGCATGGCGCTGCACTACGCGCACACCTTCACGGCGCCCTCGGGCGAGCCCAGCCCCGTCATCCACCGCGACGTCGCGCAGAAGAACGTCATGGTGAACTACGACGGCGTGGTGAAGCTGCTCGACTTCGGCATCGCCAAGGCGAAGGGCAGCCTGGAGCGCACCAGCGCGGGCACGGTGAAGGGCACCACCGGGTACATGTCCACCGAGCAGGTGCGGGGCGACAAGCTGGACGGGCGCAGCGACTTGTTCTCCGTCGGGGTGATGATGCACGAGCTCATCACCGGGGCGCGCCTGTTCGCGGGCAGGGACGAGCGCGACGAGATGATGAAGATCCTCGAGGCGCCCATCCCCTGGCCGTCGCACGTGGCGCCGCACGTGCCGGAGGAGGTGTCCAAGGTGGTGATGCGGGCGCTGGAGCGCAGCCGCGAGAAGCGCTTCCCCACCGGCCGGGACATGGCGCGGGCCATCGAAGCGGCGGCGGGCTCGGTGCTGATGGACGCGGACCACCGGGCCTCGCTGATGCGCGAGCTGTTCACCGAGCGGATGGCCGCCACGCGCGCGCTGCTGGAGAGCGCGGAGGGCACGGCGAACACCGACATGGTGGCCTCGGCGAAGCGCGCGCTGCGGGGCGAAGACGGGCCGTACCTGCCCGAGCGCAAGGACGACGTCACCCCGCAGCAGGGCGTGGAGGCCGTGCCGCGCAAGGCGCCCCGCAAGGCGCGGGCGACGGGAAAGACGCCGGCGGTGGCCGACACCGCGAAGACGGAGCGCAGGGGCGCCTGGCTGACGAACGTGCTCTGGGGCCTGCTGCTGCTGGGCATCGTGGTGGTCGGCGGCTATGGCGCCTGGCGCCTGTCGCTCGTGCTGAACGCGAACGTGGAGCCCGAGCCGCAGCTGCGCGCGCTCGACGACACGGGGCCGAGGCTGCCCGAGTACCGCGAGCCGGGAACGGGGGTTCCGGACGCAGGCGTGGCGAAGGCCGAGCCGAACGGGGGCTCGCGCGAAGACACTGAGGCAGACGGGAAGGCCGAGGCTCCGGTCCGCGCCAGGAAGACAGGCAAGCTGACGCTGCTCGTGAATCCGGACGCCACCGTCTACCGGGGCAAGGTGAAGCTGGGCCGCACGCCGATTTTCGCCGTGGAGATGCCCGTGGGCGAGCACCGGCTGACCATCATCGGCCCGGACGGAAAGAAGCGCCGGCTCTCGGTGCCCATCGAGCTGGGGAAGACGGCCCAGTTCCGCCTGACGCTCGCGGACATCCCCGAGCGCTGA
- a CDS encoding sensor histidine kinase, with protein MDSVTDYGIFMTDRMRQEQALREANASLERRVQELTAELQVVNEELEAFSYSVSHDLRAPLRAIEGFSRIVLEDYGPGLPLDDQGREYLERISAGGKRMATLIEDLLKLSRVTRAGIRRLPVDLSEMAREVVDNLRRQEPDRAVTVSIAPAARTTGDPHLLRLVLENLLGNAWKFTGKKAAPRIELGVEEKDGERWFFVRDDGAGFDMAYADKLFAPFQRLHSDAEFQGTGIGLATVQRIIRRHGGSVRAEARAGHGATFWFTLESSSAGQSVHE; from the coding sequence GTGGACAGTGTGACGGACTACGGCATCTTCATGACGGACCGCATGAGGCAGGAGCAGGCCCTCCGGGAAGCGAATGCCAGCCTGGAGCGACGCGTGCAGGAGCTCACCGCCGAGCTGCAGGTGGTGAACGAGGAGCTGGAGGCCTTCAGCTACTCCGTCTCGCATGACCTCCGGGCGCCCCTGCGTGCCATCGAAGGCTTCAGCCGCATCGTGCTGGAGGACTACGGGCCGGGCCTCCCGCTGGATGACCAGGGACGGGAGTACCTGGAGCGCATCAGCGCCGGCGGCAAGCGCATGGCCACCCTCATCGAGGACCTGCTGAAGCTCTCGCGGGTGACTCGCGCGGGCATCCGGCGGCTGCCGGTGGACCTCTCGGAGATGGCCCGGGAGGTGGTGGACAACTTGAGGCGGCAGGAGCCCGACCGCGCGGTGACGGTGTCCATCGCCCCCGCCGCGCGGACGACGGGAGACCCGCACCTGCTGCGGCTCGTGCTCGAGAACCTGCTCGGCAATGCCTGGAAGTTCACCGGCAAGAAGGCGGCCCCGCGCATCGAGCTCGGCGTGGAGGAGAAGGACGGCGAGCGGTGGTTCTTCGTCCGCGACGACGGCGCCGGGTTCGACATGGCCTACGCGGACAAGCTCTTCGCGCCCTTCCAGCGGCTGCACAGCGATGCCGAGTTCCAGGGCACGGGCATCGGGCTCGCCACCGTCCAGCGAATCATCCGCCGTCACGGGGGCAGCGTTCGGGCCGAGGCGCGGGCGGGCCACGGCGCCACGTTCTGGTTCACCCTGGAGTCCTCCTCCGCCGGACAGAGCGTGCATGAATGA
- the gshB gene encoding glutathione synthase, which yields MAALTIGFLMDPLETVRVNHDSTFALMQEAHTRGHRVRYFEQGWLRFNGRCAEARMRHVTVRGEQGRHFDVLEDATHPLSSLDVLFLRKDPPVDAEFLHATQLVELCGDRSPAFINHPAGIRDANEKLFALRFPELMPDTRITRELPVLLDFIAGNAKGTILKPIDGFGGKGILFLSPGDRNTRSVVELLTQGGREAVVAQAYIPESRLGDKRIILVDGEPVGGVLRVPSEDDHRGNMAAGGVPRKAVLTPRDLEICERLKPELRRRGLLLVGIDVLGDYLTEVNVTSPTGLVEADQLDGVNIEAKVLDVAERLAAERNAR from the coding sequence ATGGCCGCGCTCACCATTGGCTTCCTGATGGACCCGCTCGAGACGGTGCGGGTGAACCACGACTCCACGTTCGCGCTGATGCAGGAGGCGCACACGCGTGGGCACCGGGTGCGCTACTTCGAACAGGGCTGGCTGCGCTTCAACGGCAGGTGCGCGGAGGCGCGCATGCGCCACGTCACCGTGCGGGGCGAGCAGGGGCGCCACTTCGACGTGCTGGAGGACGCCACGCACCCGCTGTCCTCGCTGGACGTGCTCTTCCTGCGCAAGGACCCGCCGGTGGACGCGGAGTTCCTCCATGCCACGCAATTGGTGGAGCTGTGCGGGGACAGGTCCCCCGCCTTCATCAACCACCCGGCGGGCATCCGCGACGCCAACGAGAAGCTGTTCGCGCTGCGCTTCCCGGAGCTGATGCCGGACACGCGCATCACCCGCGAGCTGCCGGTGCTGCTGGACTTCATCGCGGGCAACGCGAAGGGCACCATCCTCAAGCCCATCGACGGCTTCGGCGGCAAGGGCATCCTCTTCCTGTCACCCGGCGACAGGAACACGCGCTCGGTGGTGGAGCTGCTCACCCAGGGAGGCCGCGAGGCCGTCGTCGCGCAGGCGTACATCCCGGAGAGCCGCCTGGGCGACAAGCGCATCATCCTGGTGGACGGTGAGCCGGTGGGCGGCGTGCTGCGAGTGCCCTCCGAGGACGACCACCGGGGCAACATGGCCGCCGGCGGCGTGCCGCGCAAGGCCGTGCTCACGCCCAGGGACCTGGAAATCTGTGAGCGGCTGAAGCCCGAGCTGCGCCGGCGCGGCCTGCTGCTGGTGGGCATCGACGTGCTCGGGGACTACCTCACCGAGGTGAACGTCACCAGCCCCACGGGCCTGGTGGAAGCGGACCAGCTGGACGGCGTCAACATCGAGGCGAAGGTGCTGGACGTGGCCGAGCGACTGGCCGCGGAGCGCAACGCCCGGTAG
- a CDS encoding extracellular catalytic domain type 1 short-chain-length polyhydroxyalkanoate depolymerase, whose amino-acid sequence MPEEVRESRSELTQVTGFGSNPGNLLMYRHVPSGMPANAPLVVVLHGCTQTAAGMEGSGWTAAANTYKFYAVYPQQQGSNNGGTCFNWFLSGDFSRGQGEALSIIQMVEAMKAAYSIDASRVYVAGFSAGGYMASSLLASYPDVFAAGSINAGGPHRCALSSNEGFSCMNPGVDKTPAAWGDLARGAYPSYTGPRPPVSIWHGTSDFTVRPVNMTEAMEQWTNVHGIDQTPDTTETVAGFPHKVYRDGAGKALVETWELTNMGHAVGIDPQYSFPGTSTACGAIGAYLSDVNLCAVYHQAQWFGLTGPVAPGDTTPPTVNLTAPGNGATVSGTVTLTASASDAVGVTRVEFLVDGSVVGTDASAPYELAWNSASVGNGAHALAARAFDAAGNNATDSDTGVTVSNSGTPTPVTVNFTSVAADDGYLKANADGSAPALGTLTGLALGRGTDGKFNRSFLSFDTSSIPDTASVTRAYLTVTYSSGSGDAWASPAGNTLVIDVKSGTFNAAVTETTDWAAAATASSVASIAKFTAGTMASTDFGSAGRSAINVTGKTQLRLGFTGSQTATAYLFIRDGASATLTVVYTP is encoded by the coding sequence GTGCCCGAGGAGGTACGGGAGTCACGCAGTGAGCTGACGCAGGTGACGGGCTTCGGCAGCAACCCCGGCAATCTGCTGATGTACCGCCACGTGCCGTCGGGCATGCCCGCGAACGCGCCGCTGGTGGTGGTGCTGCACGGGTGTACGCAGACGGCGGCCGGCATGGAGGGCAGTGGCTGGACGGCCGCCGCCAACACGTACAAGTTCTACGCCGTCTATCCGCAGCAGCAGGGCTCCAACAACGGCGGGACCTGCTTCAACTGGTTCCTGAGCGGCGACTTCAGCCGTGGCCAGGGCGAGGCGCTCTCCATCATCCAGATGGTGGAGGCGATGAAGGCGGCGTACTCCATCGACGCCTCGCGGGTGTACGTGGCGGGCTTCTCGGCGGGCGGGTACATGGCGTCGTCGCTGCTGGCGTCGTACCCGGACGTGTTCGCCGCGGGCTCCATCAACGCAGGCGGGCCGCACCGGTGCGCGCTGTCGTCGAACGAGGGGTTCAGCTGCATGAACCCGGGCGTGGACAAGACGCCAGCGGCCTGGGGTGACCTCGCCCGGGGCGCGTACCCGAGCTACACGGGCCCGCGACCGCCCGTCTCCATCTGGCACGGGACGAGCGACTTCACGGTGCGGCCGGTGAACATGACCGAGGCGATGGAGCAGTGGACGAACGTCCACGGCATCGACCAGACGCCGGACACCACGGAGACGGTGGCCGGCTTCCCGCACAAGGTGTACCGGGACGGCGCGGGCAAGGCGCTGGTGGAGACGTGGGAGCTGACGAACATGGGCCATGCCGTAGGCATCGACCCGCAGTACAGCTTCCCGGGGACGTCCACCGCGTGCGGCGCCATCGGCGCGTACCTGAGCGACGTGAACCTCTGCGCCGTGTATCACCAGGCGCAGTGGTTCGGGCTGACGGGCCCGGTGGCGCCGGGTGACACCACGCCGCCCACGGTGAACCTGACGGCGCCGGGCAACGGGGCCACGGTGAGCGGCACCGTCACCCTCACGGCGAGCGCTTCGGACGCGGTGGGCGTCACGCGGGTGGAGTTCCTGGTGGATGGCAGCGTGGTGGGCACGGATGCGTCCGCGCCGTATGAGCTGGCGTGGAACAGCGCTTCGGTGGGCAATGGCGCGCACGCGCTGGCGGCGCGGGCCTTCGATGCGGCGGGGAACAACGCCACGGACAGCGACACGGGCGTCACCGTGAGCAACAGCGGCACGCCGACGCCCGTCACCGTGAACTTCACCAGCGTGGCCGCGGATGACGGCTACCTGAAGGCGAACGCGGACGGGAGCGCGCCGGCGCTGGGGACATTGACGGGTCTGGCGCTCGGGCGCGGGACGGATGGGAAGTTCAACCGCTCGTTCCTCTCGTTCGACACGTCGAGCATTCCGGACACGGCCAGCGTCACGCGCGCGTACCTGACGGTGACGTACTCGTCGGGCTCGGGTGACGCGTGGGCCAGCCCCGCGGGCAACACGCTGGTCATCGACGTGAAGTCGGGCACGTTCAACGCCGCCGTCACGGAGACGACGGACTGGGCCGCCGCCGCCACCGCAAGCAGCGTGGCGAGCATCGCGAAGTTCACCGCTGGCACGATGGCCTCGACGGACTTCGGCAGCGCGGGGCGCTCCGCCATCAACGTGACGGGCAAGACGCAGCTGCGGCTCGGCTTCACGGGGAGCCAGACGGCCACGGCGTACCTGTTCATCCGGGACGGGGCCAGCGCCACGCTGACGGTGGTGTACACGCCGTAG
- a CDS encoding leucine-rich repeat domain-containing protein, with amino-acid sequence MTAKSDGVKVWGREASAQELWPRVEAVATPEWRKNLASWWEGITAEGVLFHEGDLEADSLVIGPRPLVVSGNVRLKGLLEDGHAADHTLLVVLGDLDVENVATFSAMFVAGNARIRGLLFGDSLGDDVFCVAGGLKARVLVEEHHHLQVHGALDVDVLVGSKLTAPDKPRKTLEPHEALLPGAWNVEDEDDDGTVIDSTLDGKGLLAMLRAGKPVLGDTRLGPVEKAIAAVKEKAARGEKATRLGLAQKKLKAIPEEVFSLTSLESLTLDSNDIEELSPRIGELRALRSLSLESLPLQSLPAELRRLPALKKLSLRYCNKLTRLPEAFGELEALEELYLDAMALEGFPEVLTRLPRLKKLWWWRFFKLTPARVQALVDGIGRMPKLTHSGFFQGELPTLPENLAPLARLKQFKLGLDRVPEPEVKRLEAALPPGRLHVGY; translated from the coding sequence ATGACTGCGAAGAGTGACGGGGTGAAGGTCTGGGGACGCGAAGCCTCCGCGCAGGAGCTGTGGCCTCGCGTGGAAGCCGTCGCCACGCCCGAGTGGCGAAAGAACCTGGCCTCCTGGTGGGAGGGCATCACCGCCGAGGGCGTCCTCTTCCATGAGGGAGACCTGGAGGCCGACTCGCTCGTCATCGGGCCGCGACCGCTCGTCGTCTCCGGCAACGTGCGACTGAAGGGCCTGCTCGAAGATGGTCACGCCGCCGACCACACGCTCCTCGTGGTGCTGGGGGACCTGGACGTAGAGAACGTCGCCACGTTCTCCGCCATGTTCGTCGCGGGCAATGCCCGGATCCGGGGACTCCTCTTCGGCGACTCGCTGGGGGATGACGTCTTCTGTGTCGCAGGAGGCCTGAAGGCGCGCGTCCTCGTCGAGGAGCACCACCACCTCCAGGTCCACGGCGCGCTCGACGTGGACGTCCTCGTGGGGAGCAAGCTCACCGCGCCGGACAAGCCCCGCAAGACGCTGGAGCCACACGAGGCGCTGCTCCCGGGTGCCTGGAACGTGGAGGACGAAGACGACGATGGCACCGTCATCGACTCGACGCTCGACGGGAAGGGCCTCCTCGCGATGCTGCGTGCGGGGAAGCCCGTGCTCGGAGACACCCGGCTCGGCCCGGTCGAAAAGGCGATTGCCGCCGTGAAGGAGAAGGCGGCGCGGGGCGAGAAGGCCACGCGCCTCGGGCTCGCACAGAAGAAGCTGAAGGCCATTCCCGAAGAGGTCTTCTCCCTGACCTCGCTGGAGAGCCTCACGCTGGACTCGAACGACATCGAGGAGCTTTCCCCGCGCATCGGCGAGCTGCGGGCCCTGCGCAGCCTCAGCCTGGAGAGCCTCCCCCTGCAGTCCCTGCCCGCCGAGCTCCGCCGGCTTCCCGCACTCAAGAAGCTGAGCCTGCGCTACTGCAACAAGCTCACGCGGCTGCCAGAGGCATTCGGCGAGCTCGAAGCCCTGGAGGAGCTGTACCTCGACGCCATGGCCCTGGAGGGATTCCCCGAGGTGCTGACCCGGCTGCCACGGCTCAAGAAGCTCTGGTGGTGGCGCTTCTTCAAGCTGACGCCCGCCAGGGTGCAGGCCCTGGTGGACGGCATCGGGCGGATGCCGAAGCTGACCCATTCCGGGTTCTTCCAGGGGGAGCTGCCCACGCTGCCGGAGAACCTCGCTCCACTCGCCCGGCTCAAGCAGTTCAAGCTGGGGCTCGACCGCGTCCCCGAGCCGGAAGTGAAGCGGCTGGAGGCGGCGCTCCCACCCGGCCGCCTCCACGTGGGGTACTGA
- a CDS encoding YaeQ family protein yields MTLVPTLYDFQVALSHVDRSIDQPTLVIKLARHPSETMQRAWLRVLAFCWLWEERLTFGKGLAEPEAPDIECRDYTGLVTRWVRVGKGDPVKVQRAVDQNPHAKVAVIFESTQRLEAFLAEAREAKASRVSKAELIAVDADLLRSLSQFDSRRIKLSLTFVGDHVYAECDGQSFDGPITRATL; encoded by the coding sequence ATGACCCTCGTCCCGACGCTGTACGACTTCCAGGTCGCCTTGAGCCACGTCGACCGCTCGATTGACCAGCCCACGCTGGTCATCAAGCTCGCGCGCCACCCGTCGGAGACGATGCAGCGCGCGTGGCTGCGCGTGCTCGCGTTCTGCTGGCTGTGGGAGGAGCGGCTCACCTTCGGCAAGGGCCTGGCCGAGCCCGAGGCGCCGGACATCGAGTGCCGTGACTACACCGGCCTCGTCACCCGCTGGGTGCGCGTGGGCAAGGGGGACCCGGTGAAGGTGCAACGCGCCGTGGACCAGAACCCGCACGCCAAGGTCGCCGTCATCTTCGAGTCCACCCAGCGCCTGGAGGCCTTCCTCGCCGAGGCACGCGAGGCAAAGGCCTCGCGCGTGTCCAAGGCAGAGCTCATCGCCGTGGATGCCGACCTGCTCCGCTCGCTCTCCCAGTTCGACTCGCGGCGCATCAAGCTGTCGCTCACCTTCGTCGGCGACCACGTCTATGCCGAGTGCGACGGACAGAGCTTCGACGGCCCCATCACCCGCGCCACGCTGTGA